The Marivirga salinae DNA window TATAAATGTAAATCAACTTCCAACTTCTGAAATTTCTGGTGATGACGTTACCTGTTATGGAGAAGAAACGGAATTAATCTTTGATCAAAGCGGAGTGGGTCCTTGGACTATTACCTATTCAGATGGAAGTCAGAATTTCAGTTTCACTACTTCATTTAACAGACATTTTGAACCAGTATTTCCTACTACAACAACTACGTACACATTAGTCTCAGTTGTAGACAGCAATTCACCAGAAAGCTGTATAGGATCAGTAAGTGGTAGTGCTCTAAAAGAAGTATTCCCTGAATTGGAAGCTAATTTTGAAGCCACGCCTCAAGACATGATTTTACCTGAAAGTACGGTTTCTATTACAAACAACACAACTAACAAAAATGAATGGGAATATGAATGGGACTTCGGTGATGGAACAATTTCAACTGAAACAGATCCTGCTCCTCATGAATATGGAACTTTCGGCACTTTTGTAATCAGAATGACCGCTACCAATGGTCAGTGTACAGATACTTATCAAACCACCATAACCATAGGTGCGATCCCTCCTATCGTTGATTTTGATGCTACTCCTAAAGAAGGTTGTTTGCCATTAGTGGTGGAATTTGAAAACCTAACTCAATTTGCAGATCCATCCACCTATCAGTGGGAATTTGGAGATGGACAAAGAGTTGCAGCCGTTGAAAACCCTACCCATGTTTATCGTAATCCAGGTACTTATTCTGTTAGGTTATCAGCCACGAATATCACAGGACAACGAACTGAAATGTTTAAGGAAGAATTTATAGTGGTAAATGCAACACCCACTGCCTCTTTTACTATACCTGATGAATATAGACAAGTGTTTACTGGAGAAGAGGTTAGATTTGTCAATTTAAGTGAAGGAGCAGATGAATTTATCTGGAAATTCGGAGATGGTAATGAATCTTTTGAGGAAGAACCAATTCATGCTTATCCTGACAGTGGAATTTATGATATTACTTTAATCGCCATAAACAGTGAAACGGGTTGTACTGATTCCATGACCTTAAGCTCTCAGGTGCAAGTAATTTTAGGTGGAGCATCAGATGTACCAAATGCCTTTACGCCAAGTAGAGCAGGCCCAGGTACTGCAAGTTCAAATCCATTACAAAATGATTTCTTCTTACCTAAAGTGGAAGGAGTCTCTCAATTTAACATGAAAATATATAACAGATGGGGAGAATTATTATTTGAATCCAACGATAGAACTGTGGGATGGGATGGATATTATAACGGTGTACTGATGCCACAAGGCGTTTACGTATATCGATTAGAGTTGGTATTTGAAAATGGGCGTAGAGAAACAAAGGTGGGAGATATTACGCTCATCAGATAGGGTTTTAGATATCCATAAAGTATATATTTTGTACGGTAGAACAAGGATATGAATGAATATAGATCAAATAAAAAATTTACATAGAATATTAATTGTTAGTTTAGTTTGCTGTTTTTCTTTTTTTGGAAATCAAAGCAAAGCACAAGACTTTCAATTTTCTCAGTACCATGAATCTCCATTGTACCTTAATCCTGCTTTTACGGGTTTAGGAAAAATGCATAGAGTAACACTTAATTCAAGAATTCAGTGGCCAAGTTTACCTAAAGCTTATGTAACCAATGCCTTAGCGTATGATTACAACCTTGACTACCTAAGCAGTGGATTCGGTTTAATGTTAACTAGAGATGTGGCAGGTTCTGGTAATTTAGGTAATACAAACGCAAGCTTTTTATATTCCTATAGAGTTGCATTAGGTAAAAAATTGGTGTTGAGTACAGGTATGCAATTTGCCTATAATTTCACAGGATTAAACCAAAATGGACTTACTTTAGGTGATCAATTATTAGACAATCGAGGAGTTTCATTTGATAATGAATTATCTAACATTCAAAATATTCAGTATTTTGATTTCTCAGGTGGCATGTTGCTGTACAGCCAACAGCTTTGGGGAGGTTTTGCTGTTCATCATTTAACACAACCAGAAATGTCGCTAATTGGTGATTCAAACCCATTGAACATGAAAATTAGCATCCATGGAGGAATAAGAATCCCATTATATAGGGGTCCTAAAAAAATGGATAATATTTCTAGTATTGCCCCTTCCTTTGTTTACAAAAAGCAAGGCATTAACGATCAATTAGATATCGGTTTCAATTGGCATTATGATCCTATTTCAGCAGGTTTATGGTATAGAGGTGTTCCATTTAAAAGAACTGACCCAAATGCGGGTTTATATGATAGAGATGCCTTAATTTTTAAATTCGGTCTGATTTTCCCTGATTTTCAAGCCGGATATAGCTATGATTTCACAATTTCGGAATTTGGAGGAGCATCAGGTGGTGCACACGAAATATCAATAATTTTTGATTTTGAGGCTAAAATCAGAAAGAAAAGAAAGAAAGAATTTATTCCCTGCCCTACCTTCTAATCTTGGTTCCTTTTATTTAAAGCTCTTCTCATCATATAGCGCTCTACTAAAACATCAATTGGTTTTAATAAAACTGCAATACCTAATTTAAATATAAACCCAATTGAGGTATTCCCTACACGTTCTTCAACAATAGGTTCAAGTACTCCTTCCGAGATAATGAATAATATAATGGCTATCAATAGTACAATAGAGGATGCTTTTCTACCTACTTTAGCCTTCACTAATTGATCTATGGTATCTTGAAGTAATTGATTATTAACTTTCAGATCATCATTTATTTTATTGATTTCATCTGATTGTTTCTTCAGCTTTTCATTAGCTTCATTGAGTTTAGCATGAAGTCGATCGCTTACGGAAGTGAGGAGTTTAGCTTCTCCTATTAAGCGATCATATTTATCACACAATAATTTATAATTCTCCTTTACCTTATCAGCCGGAATATTATCATCCTCTGCCAAAACACGCACCTCATTCAAGAAGTCAATTTCTGCCTGAAATACATCGGACTGGGTAAAGTTTTTTGCCATACAGTATTAATCCTCTTTAATTTCTTTCATTTTAAATGGGATTTTAATTATTTCTTTAAAATCCTCGCCTGACTCTTCCATATCTTCGTCTTCTTCATCAAAGTACCATTCAATGGTCACCTTATTTCCGCTATCATGAATTTTTTCAAGCTTTCTGAAAATTTCGACTAAACATTTTGAAGAGCTCGTATTAAAGTACTCTAATTTAATTTCAAAAATAGTAGATTCTAAAGGATTATGAACATATTTATCTAACCAATCGAGCAATGGCTTATAAAACTCGATAGAATTCTCCGGGATTGATCTTCCGGATATCAAAAAGGTATCTGCATCCGGATTAAAATCAAGTTTAGGTGTCTTAGGTGTCGCCTCTAAGTAATAAGCATCCATAGTGTTTTTTCTTAATGTTTTATATTCACTTGCAAACTGAAATAAGCATATTCATCATTTATGGGTTTAAATCCGAATTGTAATGGTTGCCCGGATTTCCTAACCATATCCATTATTCCAAGGCCAGCTCTTCCTGTTTCAGAAAAAACCCCCTCATCTAACTTACTTCTATACTTAGCTCTAAGTTCATCATTCGTAAGTTGGTTGATTTCTTCAATACGTTTTTTAAGGTGGTCTGTGTTTTTTTGTTTTATAAAGTTACCTGAAATAACTTCATAAGTAGACATATTTTTCACTACCATAATCATTATTTCCTGAAATGATTCTGTTGAATTCTTCATTTCTTCTTGATTATGATAAATATTTTGTAGCACCTCTACCAAAATATTAAAAACCTTCTTTTTTATACGCGAATTATATTCAACCATTGCTAATTTATTCTCAGCTAAGGCAATTAAATTATTGGTTAAGCTATCAGTTATCATACCCTGATAGGCCAACAATAATTCTTCGCTTTCTTTAAGATTTTTAAATCTATTTAAGGTATCTAACATTTTTACCAATTCGGAAATAATGAATTATGTATAATCATCCGACAAATTACAATTATTATTTGAAAAAATATAATAATAAAATGATATAATAGATTTATCAATGTACGTTCCCTGTCAATTTTCTAATTAATGGCGTAAATATTAATGCTAAGATACCTGCGCCAACAATAAATATAGTAATGAATTGGAAAATATCAGGCAACAAACTTGGATCCTCTGCAATAGCATTTTGATCAAACTGACCAGCAACTAATCCTGCAATCAAATTACCAAAAGCTACAGACATAAACCATGCTCCCATCATTTGTCCAACTAATCGCTTTGGGGCTAATTTTGTAACAGCACTTAAGCCAACAGGACTTAAAAATAACTCACCAGTTGTATGCAAGAAATAGGTTATTAATAACCACGTTGGTAAAACAGTTTCATTAGACATTAATAAATAAGCTGCTAAAATCATTGTAGCAAATCCTAAACCCAAGAAAATAAGTCCGAACGCAAATTTCAATGGAATGCTTGGATTAAGATTTCTTTTCGCTAGTTGAATCCAAAGCCATCCAAAAACAGGTGATAATATGATAATGAACATTGGATTAACACTTTGAAGAAAAGAAGCTGGCATTTCCCATCCTCCGATCATACGGTCTGTATATCTTTCTGCAAATAAATTTAAAGATGATCCGGCTTGTTCAAATCCTGACCAAAATACAGCTGAAAAAAGCAATAAAATTGCAATAGCCCATATCTTTTTCTTTTCCTCTTTATTTAATCCACCAAATACAAAAATTGTAACGAAAAACAACACCAAAGTAGCAGCAACTACATATGATGCTACATTTGCTACACTTACAACATTAATATTGATATATCCTAATGTAGTTAATAAAACAAGTAATATTAATGCACCTAAAAATGCAAATATTCCTAATTTCACTCTCTTTCTGAACGTTATTTGCTTTTCATTAGATGGGTCAAATCCTTCAGGCTCAGCACCTATAGAACCCAATTGTTTTGAAGATGCTCTGTATTGAATCACTCCCAAAAGCATTCCGAATCCAGCCGCTGCAAAACCAAAATGCCAATTAATACTTTCCCCTAAATAACCTGTTATTAATGGAGCAATTACAGCACCCAAATTAATCCCCATATAAAAAATAGAAAAACCGGCATCACGTCTGGCCGGTTCGTTATCTTTATAAAGTCCTCCTACTATACTACTAATATTGGGTTTTAATAAACCAGTACCAATGACTATTAATATTAAACCAATAAAAAAGAATTCCTGTGTTGGGATTGCCATTGCAAAATGCCCGCAAGCGATGATGATACCACCATACCAAACAGCTTTTTGCAATCCAAAAAACCGATCTGCTAACCAGCCTCCTGGTAAGGCCAGTAAATAAACAAACATAGTATATAAACCATAAATTGCTGTTGCAGATTTATCATCTAACCCTAAACCACCTGTTTCAATGGATGCAACCATGAATAGAACCAAAAGGGCTCGCATTCCATAGTAACTAAAGCGCTCCCAAAATT harbors:
- a CDS encoding PorP/SprF family type IX secretion system membrane protein translates to MNIDQIKNLHRILIVSLVCCFSFFGNQSKAQDFQFSQYHESPLYLNPAFTGLGKMHRVTLNSRIQWPSLPKAYVTNALAYDYNLDYLSSGFGLMLTRDVAGSGNLGNTNASFLYSYRVALGKKLVLSTGMQFAYNFTGLNQNGLTLGDQLLDNRGVSFDNELSNIQNIQYFDFSGGMLLYSQQLWGGFAVHHLTQPEMSLIGDSNPLNMKISIHGGIRIPLYRGPKKMDNISSIAPSFVYKKQGINDQLDIGFNWHYDPISAGLWYRGVPFKRTDPNAGLYDRDALIFKFGLIFPDFQAGYSYDFTISEFGGASGGAHEISIIFDFEAKIRKKRKKEFIPCPTF
- a CDS encoding DUF1987 domain-containing protein, with product MDAYYLEATPKTPKLDFNPDADTFLISGRSIPENSIEFYKPLLDWLDKYVHNPLESTIFEIKLEYFNTSSSKCLVEIFRKLEKIHDSGNKVTIEWYFDEEDEDMEESGEDFKEIIKIPFKMKEIKED
- a CDS encoding SiaB family protein kinase; this translates as MLDTLNRFKNLKESEELLLAYQGMITDSLTNNLIALAENKLAMVEYNSRIKKKVFNILVEVLQNIYHNQEEMKNSTESFQEIMIMVVKNMSTYEVISGNFIKQKNTDHLKKRIEEINQLTNDELRAKYRSKLDEGVFSETGRAGLGIMDMVRKSGQPLQFGFKPINDEYAYFSLQVNIKH
- a CDS encoding peptide MFS transporter; translation: MNSEKTFFGHPRGLATLFFTEFWERFSYYGMRALLVLFMVASIETGGLGLDDKSATAIYGLYTMFVYLLALPGGWLADRFFGLQKAVWYGGIIIACGHFAMAIPTQEFFFIGLILIVIGTGLLKPNISSIVGGLYKDNEPARRDAGFSIFYMGINLGAVIAPLITGYLGESINWHFGFAAAGFGMLLGVIQYRASSKQLGSIGAEPEGFDPSNEKQITFRKRVKLGIFAFLGALILLVLLTTLGYININVVSVANVASYVVAATLVLFFVTIFVFGGLNKEEKKKIWAIAILLLFSAVFWSGFEQAGSSLNLFAERYTDRMIGGWEMPASFLQSVNPMFIIILSPVFGWLWIQLAKRNLNPSIPLKFAFGLIFLGLGFATMILAAYLLMSNETVLPTWLLITYFLHTTGELFLSPVGLSAVTKLAPKRLVGQMMGAWFMSVAFGNLIAGLVAGQFDQNAIAEDPSLLPDIFQFITIFIVGAGILALIFTPLIRKLTGNVH